A genomic stretch from Limnohabitans sp. includes:
- a CDS encoding tripartite tricarboxylate transporter TctB family protein: MIQSQKDFFAGLLYAVVGGAFAIGAMGYNLGTAARMGPGYFPLLLGALLCVIGLYTMFKAVVVKTADGDKIGKWAWKPLFFIIAGNLIFGILLSGLPKFGIPAMGLIAAIFGTTLVVSRAGDIFKLKEVLILATILSIGSYCAFVLLLNLQFPVWPSFITG, from the coding sequence ATGATCCAAAGTCAAAAAGACTTTTTCGCGGGCCTGCTCTATGCAGTGGTGGGTGGCGCCTTTGCCATAGGAGCTATGGGTTACAACCTGGGCACAGCGGCCCGCATGGGCCCGGGTTATTTCCCATTGCTCTTGGGTGCCCTCTTGTGCGTGATTGGCCTGTACACCATGTTCAAAGCGGTCGTTGTCAAAACTGCCGATGGCGACAAAATCGGCAAATGGGCCTGGAAGCCATTGTTCTTCATCATTGCGGGCAACTTGATTTTTGGTATTTTGCTCAGTGGTCTGCCCAAGTTCGGTATTCCGGCCATGGGCCTGATCGCTGCCATTTTTGGCACCACCTTGGTGGTCAGCCGCGCTGGTGACATTTTTAAACTCAAAGAGGTTTTGATTTTGGCCACGATTTTATCGATCGGCAGTTACTGCGCATTTGTCTTGCTGCTCAATTTGCAGTTCCCGGTTTGGCCATCGTTCATCACAGGTTGA
- a CDS encoding sigma 54-interacting transcriptional regulator: protein MDTTLRDLDVQAASVASGLAVAASVSMAGDHQVPIVWVVVQDAQKAASLVVALARKNITARAVPDMVSLAQLLNASPVCRAWVADVHLTYPPLAVPVGFVLRGLTPTVPIFGFAEFDSVAGLMRLSQLGADQALRGSDDSAHQAHTIARILHATHNEALVVGCVKEDDLVTTNPSVVRLVSQARKLAQTLTSILVTGPTGAGKELVAGIICKSKTDRPLVSLNCAAMPEALIESELFGYAQGAFTGATKASAGLIQQADGGVLFLDEVGEMSLQTQAKLLRVLDTGELRALGGGSAKRVSFQLVCATHKNLELMCANGLFRQDLYYRIAGARLKLPALKERRSDIALLAQYFAAQSVCNATGLTVAFSGAGLKEMSNMAWAGNVRELKNFVRRCTSICGGHVITLDVVQQARLDWADQLGLTLVRDLLTREALLLALQVSGWRINDAAKLCGRNRTDIYRLINRYRLEQEL from the coding sequence GTGGATACAACATTGAGAGATTTGGATGTGCAAGCTGCTTCAGTGGCCTCCGGCCTTGCCGTTGCAGCATCCGTTTCCATGGCCGGGGACCATCAGGTTCCGATCGTGTGGGTCGTGGTGCAGGACGCACAAAAAGCCGCATCTCTGGTCGTGGCTTTGGCGCGCAAAAATATAACGGCGCGCGCTGTGCCTGATATGGTCAGTCTGGCGCAACTGTTAAACGCATCGCCAGTTTGCCGTGCCTGGGTTGCTGATGTGCATTTGACATACCCCCCGCTGGCCGTTCCCGTTGGCTTTGTCCTGCGGGGGCTGACGCCCACAGTTCCGATTTTCGGTTTTGCAGAATTTGATTCCGTAGCCGGGCTGATGCGCCTGAGTCAATTGGGCGCAGACCAGGCGTTGCGCGGCTCGGATGATTCTGCCCATCAAGCCCACACCATAGCCCGGATATTGCATGCCACGCACAACGAAGCACTTGTGGTGGGGTGTGTAAAGGAAGACGATCTCGTCACCACGAACCCCAGTGTTGTTCGCCTTGTTTCGCAAGCCCGCAAGCTGGCCCAAACGCTAACCAGTATTCTGGTCACCGGGCCTACTGGTGCTGGCAAGGAGTTGGTGGCTGGCATTATCTGCAAATCGAAAACTGACCGGCCCCTGGTCAGTCTGAACTGTGCGGCCATGCCCGAGGCATTGATAGAGTCAGAACTCTTTGGCTACGCGCAGGGTGCCTTCACAGGTGCTACCAAGGCTAGTGCCGGGTTGATTCAGCAGGCCGACGGTGGTGTGCTGTTTCTTGATGAGGTCGGCGAGATGTCACTGCAGACGCAGGCCAAGCTGCTACGGGTGCTAGACACCGGTGAGCTTCGGGCCTTGGGCGGAGGTTCTGCCAAGCGCGTGAGCTTCCAGCTGGTCTGTGCCACCCACAAGAACCTGGAACTCATGTGCGCCAACGGGCTTTTCCGGCAGGACCTTTATTACCGCATCGCAGGTGCCCGGCTGAAGTTACCGGCACTGAAAGAAAGACGATCTGACATTGCATTGCTCGCACAGTATTTTGCGGCGCAAAGTGTCTGCAACGCAACAGGATTGACGGTTGCCTTCAGTGGCGCTGGCTTGAAAGAAATGAGCAATATGGCCTGGGCAGGTAACGTTCGCGAACTTAAAAATTTTGTTAGACGCTGCACATCCATTTGCGGGGGGCACGTCATCACACTTGATGTTGTGCAGCAGGCGCGGCTGGATTGGGCTGACCAGCTTGGTTTGACGCTCGTGCGGGACCTGCTGACACGCGAGGCACTGCTACTGGCTTTGCAGGTGAGCGGTTGGCGGATCAATGATGCCGCAAAATTATGCGGGCGCAACCGAACCGATATTTATCGCCTGATCAACCGCTATCGTCTGGAGCAGGAACTATGA
- a CDS encoding sigma-54 dependent transcriptional regulator: protein MTVVFHKNLTLKQLFVIQALAEQTGWSVYDCPKTTSWLSLLDSKSVPMVVLADSAGPILADIASIRRVVPATPIFVWLSDDKPETSMQLIQAGVSNLIAHDASHQTIERTLKPVTKTATVSRQTLCAHSARTNALASSIDLLALGDSDVLISGPSGSGKELCASLIHKISRRANKPMVVLNCPALPLDLADAELFGHAKNAFTGATREKLGLIREAEGGILLLDEVAALPLSLQAKMLRVIQEREVRPVGSGATVKVDIRILSTTNQDLSALVAAGQFREDLLYRLSVKELRVPPLRERLTDIAALARKFARELNGDDTDRNVMFEDGCLAMLASGDWPGNVRQLRSVVRSAAALADYGRIEQLHLEDLMDGGRSDSIQQLVDLSRVRADPIDNYLRMTLRQCANDYRVAAAIADIHMSSLYRLMPPEKAFELMSHV from the coding sequence ATGACAGTTGTTTTCCACAAAAATTTGACGCTCAAGCAGCTGTTTGTTATTCAAGCGCTTGCGGAGCAAACGGGCTGGTCTGTTTATGACTGCCCAAAGACAACCAGCTGGCTCTCATTGCTCGATTCGAAAAGTGTGCCGATGGTGGTGTTGGCGGACTCGGCAGGCCCCATACTGGCTGACATTGCATCGATACGTCGTGTGGTTCCTGCAACACCCATATTCGTCTGGTTGTCCGACGATAAGCCTGAGACCAGCATGCAACTCATCCAGGCGGGCGTCAGCAATCTGATTGCTCACGACGCGTCGCATCAGACCATTGAACGCACACTCAAACCTGTCACAAAGACCGCTACGGTCAGTCGGCAAACGCTATGCGCTCACAGCGCGCGGACCAATGCGCTGGCCTCATCGATAGATCTGCTGGCTCTGGGTGATAGCGACGTGCTGATTTCAGGACCTTCTGGAAGTGGCAAAGAGCTTTGTGCGTCGCTGATACATAAAATCAGTCGCCGTGCAAACAAGCCGATGGTGGTACTCAACTGCCCGGCACTGCCTTTAGACCTTGCTGATGCAGAGCTTTTTGGTCATGCGAAAAACGCATTCACCGGTGCCACCCGGGAAAAACTCGGGCTCATACGCGAGGCTGAGGGGGGTATTTTGTTGCTGGACGAGGTGGCGGCCTTACCGCTGTCGCTACAGGCAAAAATGCTGCGCGTCATTCAGGAGCGTGAGGTACGACCTGTCGGTTCAGGCGCCACGGTAAAAGTGGACATCAGAATCTTGTCCACGACCAATCAGGATTTGTCAGCGCTGGTGGCGGCCGGGCAATTCAGGGAGGACTTGCTGTACCGCCTTTCTGTCAAAGAACTGCGTGTTCCGCCGCTGCGCGAGCGTCTGACCGACATCGCCGCCCTGGCGCGAAAATTTGCAAGAGAATTAAATGGAGACGATACAGACCGCAATGTCATGTTTGAAGATGGTTGCCTGGCGATGTTGGCGAGCGGGGATTGGCCAGGCAATGTACGGCAACTGCGATCAGTCGTGCGCAGTGCTGCGGCACTTGCTGACTACGGGCGGATTGAGCAGCTACATCTTGAAGATCTGATGGATGGGGGTAGATCTGACTCCATTCAGCAGCTCGTTGACTTGAGTCGGGTGCGCGCAGATCCAATTGACAACTACTTGCGAATGACTTTACGACAGTGCGCAAATGATTATCGCGTCGCTGCTGCCATTGCGGATATACACATGAGCTCTCTTTACCGACTGATGCCGCCTGAGAAAGCGTTCGAGCTGATGTCGCACGTCTAA
- a CDS encoding transposase — translation MSVKFLWKTTVIALDAKYTQSYTRLPLTMPQQYRQRWQVELFFKWIKQHLRIKTFYGTNENAVKTKIWIAVCTYVLIAIAKKRLHLPNSLHEILQILSLTMFETTPINQLPTPTEPDKHSEFEPQQLSLL, via the coding sequence TTGAGCGTCAAATTTTTGTGGAAAACAACTGTCATCGCGTTAGATGCCAAATATACGCAGAGTTACACGCGTCTACCATTGACCATGCCGCAGCAATACCGCCAGCGCTGGCAGGTCGAGTTGTTTTTCAAATGGATCAAGCAGCACCTGCGCATCAAGACGTTTTATGGCACCAACGAGAACGCGGTCAAGACGAAAATCTGGATCGCGGTCTGCACATACGTGCTGATCGCTATTGCCAAGAAACGCTTGCATCTGCCCAACAGTCTTCATGAAATCCTACAAATCCTGAGCTTGACCATGTTTGAAACAACCCCAATAAATCAACTACCTACACCAACCGAGCCTGACAAACATTCGGAATTTGAGCCTCAACAGCTCTCTCTCCTCTGA
- a CDS encoding flagellar biosynthetic protein FliR encodes MDWGAGAPLWRRNVCPDAQTQAQMTTAASLNLLDLPGLGISWFSAVFATFPRTAAALWMLPLFFKEVMPATARLAFAFPLAVFFAYAGFNASSAPGFSGLAGSGLWPFFVMKEILIGMGIGFLWALPFHTLSQAGELIDFQNQLTFTQSTDPFSGNQVSVTSTFLQQVFIMLFLSSGGLMLFVETLSVSFKAWPAQHALPLMSQSFLNLVYYEVKSLFVLSMLFAAPILLVMLLVDLALGVINKAAPQVSIQDVSVPIKLALSWWLLLVALAFMAERLVQLMPRLANLLPVLTR; translated from the coding sequence ATGGATTGGGGGGCAGGTGCGCCACTTTGGCGACGAAATGTTTGCCCAGATGCTCAAACCCAGGCGCAAATGACGACAGCGGCCAGCCTGAACCTGCTTGACCTGCCTGGGCTGGGTATCTCGTGGTTCAGTGCCGTGTTCGCGACTTTCCCGCGTACCGCTGCTGCCTTGTGGATGTTGCCGCTGTTTTTTAAGGAAGTCATGCCAGCCACAGCAAGGCTCGCGTTTGCATTTCCTCTGGCGGTCTTCTTTGCCTATGCCGGCTTTAACGCGTCCAGTGCGCCCGGCTTTAGCGGCTTGGCTGGTAGTGGCCTCTGGCCATTCTTTGTCATGAAAGAAATCCTGATCGGCATGGGCATCGGGTTTTTATGGGCGCTGCCGTTTCACACCTTGTCCCAGGCGGGTGAGTTGATTGACTTTCAAAACCAGTTGACCTTTACCCAGTCTACGGATCCGTTTTCAGGCAACCAGGTCAGTGTGACCAGCACGTTTTTGCAACAGGTGTTCATCATGCTGTTTTTAAGCAGCGGCGGCCTCATGCTGTTTGTCGAAACCTTGTCGGTCTCCTTCAAGGCATGGCCCGCACAACACGCACTGCCGCTTATGAGTCAATCGTTTTTGAATCTCGTGTATTACGAGGTCAAAAGCCTGTTCGTGCTGTCCATGCTGTTTGCGGCCCCCATTCTTCTGGTTATGTTACTGGTAGACCTGGCACTGGGGGTGATCAACAAAGCCGCACCACAGGTTTCCATCCAAGATGTCTCTGTACCGATCAAGCTTGCGTTGTCTTGGTGGCTTCTGCTCGTGGCGCTTGCGTTTATGGCCGAACGTCTGGTGCAACTCATGCCCCGGTTGGCAAATTTGTTGCCGGTGTTGACGCGTTGA
- a CDS encoding flagellar biosynthetic protein FliQ, with protein MLTGEVIVLSQRMLVVALMVLAPVIVAATVVGLVWALFQAVTQLQDSSASFAIKLVVVSIVLALSSEWIGGQVRHFGDEMFAQMLKPRRK; from the coding sequence ATGCTGACAGGTGAAGTCATCGTTTTGTCCCAGCGCATGCTGGTGGTCGCCCTTATGGTGCTGGCCCCTGTCATTGTGGCGGCTACTGTCGTGGGTTTGGTTTGGGCGCTGTTTCAGGCAGTGACCCAGTTGCAAGACAGCAGCGCCAGCTTTGCCATCAAACTGGTTGTTGTCTCGATTGTGCTGGCGCTGTCATCTGAATGGATTGGGGGGCAGGTGCGCCACTTTGGCGACGAAATGTTTGCCCAGATGCTCAAACCCAGGCGCAAATGA
- the sctR gene encoding type III secretion system export apparatus subunit SctR, whose translation MDPLYLLLVFSAMSMVPLLAVMVTSYTKIIIVTSLLRNALGLQNVPPPTVTSGIAIILTFFVMYPVGYEALGKQDHLRGGMQLGSTTQMLGLAQSAREPLRKFLAKHSGEKERQFFLQTAKEIMPPEVAADIKPDDLVILAPAFTLSELTSAFEIGFLLFLPFILIDIIVATVIMTLGMQMLSPTIISLPFKLLLFVVLDGWTKLFQVMVLSYR comes from the coding sequence ATGGATCCTCTTTACCTTTTATTGGTGTTTTCGGCGATGTCCATGGTGCCTTTGCTGGCAGTCATGGTCACGTCGTATACCAAGATCATCATCGTCACGTCGCTGTTGCGCAATGCGCTCGGGCTGCAAAACGTGCCACCGCCTACGGTCACCAGCGGTATCGCGATCATCTTGACTTTTTTCGTGATGTATCCGGTAGGCTATGAGGCTCTGGGCAAGCAGGACCATCTCCGCGGTGGCATGCAACTGGGCAGCACCACCCAGATGCTTGGGCTGGCACAGTCGGCGCGCGAGCCTCTGCGCAAGTTTTTGGCCAAGCACAGCGGCGAGAAGGAGCGGCAGTTTTTTTTACAAACAGCCAAAGAGATCATGCCGCCCGAAGTGGCTGCCGACATCAAGCCCGATGATCTGGTGATTCTTGCGCCCGCCTTTACCTTGAGCGAGTTGACCTCGGCCTTTGAAATCGGCTTTTTGCTGTTTTTGCCCTTCATCCTGATTGACATCATTGTGGCCACCGTCATCATGACGCTGGGCATGCAAATGTTGTCGCCCACCATTATTTCGTTGCCGTTCAAGCTGCTGCTTTTTGTGGTGCTGGACGGTTGGACCAAACTTTTTCAGGTGATGGTGTTGTCATACCGATAG
- a CDS encoding FliM/FliN family flagellar motor switch protein — protein sequence MHPVKLPRLEKPDALGLNRLYGSAPVVAGDAALTWVKKNTPFAERAWLEIVGDARTAWLLLDSPATLGTLLKGPIGHMPEIDRIQAVEAYCTGLLDLLEESFGFALDVVKAGLGSRSALSQSMAVDMPHSAASMVSAELEWRSEHMNAPVRCQLRMPYDWLHSYRCRVAPSGELCLGGLPLELSLQCGWTELTALELKQLQPGSWVRLRHNFGTDKGWLRRLRVCSKHINWSVWVDMDQEQASRLLVVPALASVGGQSGSGNGLKTSNHETAHAMNFPSPESDDASLQNGSQAPATEDIDTNPSQEDQHGSALAGLALKVMFEVGTADIALDALLELKPGYTIDLNRPIDPLGVRLLVNGAEVATGELTDIGGVLGVLVTSVHSRLLRG from the coding sequence ATGCACCCTGTCAAACTCCCCCGACTTGAAAAGCCCGATGCTTTGGGTTTGAACCGCTTGTATGGGTCTGCCCCCGTGGTGGCGGGCGATGCTGCGCTGACCTGGGTCAAAAAGAACACGCCATTTGCTGAGCGCGCCTGGCTGGAAATAGTGGGTGATGCGCGTACCGCCTGGCTGCTTCTTGACAGCCCCGCCACACTGGGCACCCTTTTGAAGGGCCCGATAGGCCACATGCCTGAGATTGACCGCATCCAGGCGGTTGAGGCGTATTGCACAGGGCTGTTGGATCTTTTGGAGGAGTCCTTTGGCTTTGCCCTTGACGTTGTCAAAGCTGGGCTGGGCAGCCGCAGTGCCCTGTCGCAAAGTATGGCGGTAGACATGCCGCATAGCGCGGCATCGATGGTGTCTGCCGAGCTTGAGTGGCGCTCTGAGCACATGAATGCGCCTGTGCGCTGCCAGTTGCGCATGCCCTACGACTGGCTGCACAGCTATCGGTGCAGAGTCGCGCCATCAGGTGAGTTGTGCCTTGGCGGCCTGCCGCTTGAACTTTCGCTGCAATGCGGCTGGACTGAGCTCACTGCACTTGAGCTTAAACAGCTACAACCTGGCAGCTGGGTAAGGCTGCGCCATAACTTCGGCACAGACAAAGGCTGGCTGCGCAGGCTTCGGGTTTGTTCAAAGCACATCAACTGGAGTGTCTGGGTTGATATGGATCAGGAACAGGCATCACGCTTGCTTGTAGTGCCCGCACTGGCAAGTGTCGGTGGCCAGAGCGGTTCGGGGAACGGCCTCAAAACATCTAACCATGAAACGGCACACGCCATGAATTTCCCATCACCTGAGTCTGACGATGCATCGCTACAAAATGGCAGTCAAGCCCCTGCCACCGAGGACATTGACACCAACCCTAGCCAGGAAGACCAGCATGGGTCTGCGCTGGCTGGCTTGGCTTTGAAGGTGATGTTCGAGGTAGGCACAGCAGACATAGCGCTTGATGCACTGCTTGAACTCAAACCCGGTTACACCATTGACCTGAACAGGCCGATTGACCCCCTTGGCGTGCGCCTGCTGGTCAATGGCGCTGAGGTTGCGACTGGCGAGCTCACAGACATTGGCGGTGTTTTGGGGGTGTTGGTCACCAGCGTACACAGCAGGCTGCTGCGCGGCTAG
- a CDS encoding FliH/SctL family protein yields the protein MLLWSDRNVRLVAANNVLSPDQLGTLHECSDLLEKTRVQCNEMRLQAQHECERQVEAAVQRGEQLAHAELTRLTLDFHHDVAQTAQRLRQKVAWAAVACVEKMLHDAGPGAALEQRAIRLVQQFWQDAPLVFMVSPATAPMLRNALEDFRTRQRAAQDGSLNRVRLIVKESLELDDGDVILQTSDGLIDGRLRTQLSYLEKIFEMDANFHDAGVSDEPTCGDDDQATGDFSDD from the coding sequence ATGCTTTTGTGGTCTGACCGCAATGTGCGGCTGGTGGCCGCCAACAATGTGCTAAGCCCGGATCAACTGGGCACGTTGCATGAATGTTCAGATTTGCTTGAAAAAACACGCGTCCAGTGCAATGAGATGCGACTACAGGCGCAGCATGAATGCGAGCGACAGGTAGAGGCGGCAGTGCAGCGTGGTGAACAACTGGCCCATGCTGAACTGACGCGCCTGACGCTTGATTTTCATCATGATGTTGCACAGACTGCACAGCGATTGCGCCAGAAGGTGGCGTGGGCCGCTGTGGCATGTGTAGAAAAAATGCTGCATGACGCTGGGCCCGGCGCTGCGCTGGAGCAACGCGCCATTCGACTGGTCCAGCAGTTCTGGCAAGACGCACCGCTGGTTTTTATGGTGTCCCCTGCAACTGCGCCCATGTTGCGCAATGCACTTGAAGACTTTCGCACACGCCAGCGTGCTGCGCAGGACGGGTCGCTTAACCGGGTCCGGCTGATTGTCAAAGAAAGCCTGGAGCTTGACGATGGTGATGTGATCTTGCAGACCAGCGACGGGCTGATTGACGGGCGCTTGAGAACGCAGCTGTCTTACCTTGAGAAGATATTTGAAATGGACGCCAACTTTCACGACGCCGGGGTAAGCGACGAACCGACTTGTGGGGACGACGACCAGGCGACGGGGGACTTTTCTGATGATTGA
- a CDS encoding EscU/YscU/HrcU family type III secretion system export apparatus switch protein: MSSSEEKTEKPTARKLRKSREEGNVGRSVDVSKTVAFLAIGIYLFFQFRVIAEDVGALLNGVIGAIGRGQKDAYLQLGLYTVQLGVSLLLPMLLLVAAASMAFDFLQVGPLLAIAAAMPKLERIHPAEGFKRLFSKRSLTQILMSIAKMASIGLCLFFVVKSFAPDVLGLPKGSIGAGLQVAVNVMAQTFLWSALCLIVLAIIDYMIQRRIWYQEQYMSKTELKREQKDDSPSKEVQEARKEAQGDDPLERMYRNLGFCQVMVLDGAGSVLGLYDNPEFNPEPLVLIHASGVSGEKLLTAARAEDIRVVKDARFATAVFAQTQPGQPVPSEFQARARQLIAAV, from the coding sequence ATGAGCTCTTCAGAAGAAAAGACCGAAAAGCCCACTGCGCGAAAACTTAGAAAGTCTCGCGAAGAGGGTAATGTGGGGCGCAGTGTCGATGTCAGTAAAACGGTTGCTTTTCTGGCGATCGGCATCTATCTGTTCTTTCAGTTTCGGGTCATCGCAGAAGACGTTGGGGCCTTGCTCAATGGCGTCATAGGCGCCATCGGCAGGGGGCAAAAAGACGCCTATCTTCAGTTGGGCCTATACACGGTGCAGCTAGGCGTCTCACTGCTGTTGCCTATGCTGCTGCTGGTTGCAGCCGCGTCTATGGCGTTTGACTTTTTGCAGGTGGGGCCGCTGCTGGCTATCGCGGCGGCCATGCCCAAGCTGGAGCGCATTCACCCGGCTGAAGGCTTCAAGCGGCTTTTCTCAAAACGCTCGCTGACGCAGATCCTCATGTCCATCGCCAAAATGGCATCGATTGGGCTGTGCTTGTTTTTTGTCGTGAAGTCATTTGCGCCGGACGTGTTGGGGCTGCCCAAGGGCAGCATTGGGGCTGGGCTGCAAGTAGCGGTGAATGTGATGGCGCAAACTTTTCTATGGAGTGCCCTGTGCCTGATTGTGCTGGCCATCATCGACTACATGATTCAGCGCCGTATTTGGTACCAAGAGCAGTACATGAGCAAAACCGAACTTAAACGTGAGCAAAAAGACGACAGTCCCAGCAAGGAGGTCCAAGAGGCTCGCAAAGAGGCGCAGGGCGATGACCCGCTTGAGCGCATGTACCGCAACCTTGGGTTTTGTCAGGTGATGGTGCTGGACGGTGCGGGTTCGGTCCTGGGGCTGTACGACAACCCAGAGTTCAACCCAGAGCCGCTGGTGCTGATTCATGCGTCTGGCGTGAGTGGTGAAAAGCTGTTGACGGCGGCCAGGGCTGAAGACATTCGGGTGGTGAAGGACGCGCGTTTTGCCACGGCCGTTTTTGCACAAACCCAGCCTGGACAGCCGGTACCTTCTGAGTTTCAGGCGCGGGCGCGTCAATTGATTGCAGCTGTATGA
- a CDS encoding flagellar biosynthesis protein FlhA, translating into MNAKISKIFLAAGKQADMAFAVLTLAMVGLLVVPLPPWLLDILLAVSMVMGVGMLMYALYAHSPVMLSAFPSVLLLSTMFRIALNVATTRQILLAGDAGHIIEAFGRFVVGGNLVVGLVVFIIIALVQLIVVSKGAERVAEVSARFALDGLPGRQMSIDADVRAGSMTSGQAQYARRMLLAESAMFGSMDGAMKFVKGDVIAGMIIVVINLLGGIAVGVIYAGMSAGAAVDHYSVLAIGDGLVSQIPGLFAALAAGILVTRSSNSTAPNLGWEILQQLRMQPKALLVTGAIATVVGLVPGLPTLVFICLGLPLLAMGAWLHKTELSGKGGWAGLTTENALREGQPSKRTLLIDEQSYEFCIVCLEIHDDLVLDLSPDVIDEELTRLRGELKTSLGLPYPGLLVRQTGQLEPGQYQVTVLGNVCAKAAAPKGSCYFDGPVATMTELGLTPTANGLNVTTGCWLSAEDAAAARAVKHTLLERENGLIRVVGDVIHKHAHVLFGIQEMQLVLGQHEGTYPDLCREAVNTVPLTRMTKILKSLLREGVSIRDMRTILDALVYGAQEPGDDLTLGELVRKALTLQICKTLVTPNNVLRAVMLDPLLEGQFRESLQQTPLGPALQLPPSAAQQFQQGVTQAIERVVSKGSTAHISVVTAPDLRLHVRRLLEPSLPHIAVLATDEIAPGVRLQSLGMLRG; encoded by the coding sequence ATGAACGCAAAAATAAGCAAAATCTTTCTGGCAGCAGGCAAGCAGGCCGACATGGCTTTTGCAGTGCTTACCCTCGCGATGGTAGGGTTGCTGGTGGTGCCATTGCCGCCTTGGCTGCTTGACATATTGCTGGCTGTCAGCATGGTGATGGGTGTGGGCATGCTGATGTACGCGCTTTACGCGCACTCGCCAGTCATGTTGTCGGCGTTTCCGTCGGTTTTGTTGCTGTCCACCATGTTTCGTATTGCCTTGAATGTGGCCACTACCCGGCAGATTCTTTTAGCGGGCGACGCTGGCCACATCATTGAGGCCTTTGGCAGATTTGTGGTGGGCGGTAACCTGGTGGTGGGCCTGGTCGTGTTCATCATCATTGCGCTGGTGCAGCTGATTGTGGTGTCCAAAGGTGCCGAGCGTGTGGCCGAGGTGAGTGCGCGCTTTGCACTTGACGGCCTGCCCGGCAGGCAGATGAGTATTGATGCCGATGTGCGTGCGGGCTCCATGACCAGTGGCCAGGCGCAGTACGCGCGGCGCATGCTGCTGGCCGAAAGCGCCATGTTTGGCTCCATGGATGGTGCCATGAAGTTTGTCAAGGGCGACGTGATTGCCGGCATGATCATTGTGGTGATCAATTTATTGGGTGGTATTGCCGTTGGCGTGATTTACGCAGGCATGTCCGCCGGTGCGGCTGTTGATCATTACTCTGTGCTGGCTATCGGCGATGGCTTGGTGTCACAAATACCGGGGCTTTTTGCGGCGCTGGCTGCGGGTATTTTGGTGACGCGCTCGTCCAACAGTACCGCCCCCAATCTGGGGTGGGAGATCCTTCAGCAGTTGCGTATGCAGCCCAAGGCACTGCTTGTAACTGGCGCCATTGCCACGGTCGTAGGCCTGGTGCCTGGGCTGCCAACCCTGGTCTTTATATGTCTTGGCCTTCCGCTTCTGGCCATGGGCGCATGGCTTCACAAGACCGAGCTGTCGGGCAAAGGCGGCTGGGCGGGCTTGACCACTGAAAACGCGCTGCGCGAAGGGCAGCCGTCAAAAAGGACTTTGCTGATCGATGAGCAGTCGTATGAGTTTTGTATTGTCTGCCTTGAAATACATGACGATCTCGTACTCGACTTGTCCCCTGATGTCATTGACGAAGAGCTTACCCGTTTGCGCGGGGAGCTCAAAACAAGCTTGGGTCTGCCCTACCCAGGCTTGCTGGTCAGGCAAACCGGGCAGCTTGAGCCGGGCCAATACCAGGTCACCGTGCTGGGCAACGTCTGCGCCAAGGCGGCTGCACCCAAAGGCTCCTGCTACTTCGACGGACCGGTAGCAACAATGACCGAGCTTGGCCTTACGCCAACGGCCAACGGCCTCAACGTGACGACGGGTTGTTGGTTGTCTGCTGAAGACGCAGCGGCGGCACGTGCTGTAAAGCACACCTTGCTTGAGCGTGAGAACGGGCTGATTCGCGTCGTCGGTGACGTGATCCACAAGCATGCCCATGTGCTGTTTGGCATTCAGGAAATGCAGCTTGTCCTGGGCCAGCATGAGGGCACCTACCCTGACCTTTGCCGGGAGGCGGTCAACACGGTGCCGCTGACGCGGATGACCAAAATCCTCAAAAGCCTGCTGCGCGAGGGTGTGTCCATCAGAGACATGCGAACCATTCTGGATGCCCTGGTATATGGTGCGCAAGAGCCGGGCGACGATTTAACTCTTGGCGAACTGGTTCGCAAGGCACTGACCTTGCAAATATGCAAAACGCTGGTCACCCCCAACAATGTTTTGCGGGCCGTCATGCTGGACCCGCTGCTTGAAGGGCAGTTTCGCGAGAGTCTGCAGCAAACGCCGCTTGGCCCGGCGCTACAGCTGCCGCCGTCTGCCGCACAGCAGTTTCAACAGGGCGTAACTCAAGCCATTGAACGCGTGGTGTCCAAGGGCTCAACCGCTCATATCAGTGTGGTAACTGCGCCTGACCTGCGTTTGCACGTAAGACGACTTCTTGAGCCCAGCCTGCCGCATATTGCCGTGCTGGCCACAGACGAAATTGCACCTGGCGTGCGGCTTCAGTCGCTGGGTATGCTGCGCGGCTGA